The DNA segment GCCCACGGCCCAGTCGAGAATCCGCTCCAGAATCGGGTCGGGGGTGTCCATGGAGCCCGAGTCCGGCACGGGCTCGGGGGAAAAATCCCCCAGGCCCAGCTCGCCGATCAGAAAATTGGCGGCGCAGGACACGTCCCCGGCCTCGATCAGGCCGCGGTCCAGGGCGAAGCGAAGCAGGCGGTTCAGCTCGTGATTGATGTCGATCTTGCCCATGATGAACGCCTCCAGGAAAATTTACCTTCCGAAATCTATTTTCCAGATGCCCGCAGCGACGGCCGCGAGGCGCTCCTGCCTGGACTCGATTCTGGAACCGTCCCAGGTCTCGTAATGTTCGGCAACCGCCCGGGTGATCCGAAACGCGCTTTTCGGGTAGACCTTGCGCTTTTCCGCGTACTCCCGATTGCCCAGCTCGCGGTTCAGCCCGACTTCGAGCGGAGTCATGTTGCCGATACGGTAGATGAGCCGGTCCTGCCTGGACTCCTCGATATGGTCCCAAGCCTCCGAGGGATGCTCCGGAAGGATGTGCTCCAGGGTGTAGGCGGCACTCTCGAAATCGAGGTCCTGACCGGAGCATTGCCGTTCGATCTCGAAGAGGATGTAGCGAGCCACCTTTTTGTTGCGGCTGTTGGCCGTGCGCAGCTCCTTCTCGCCGAAAGCGGCCTTGAACTGCCCATCGTCGGGATAGACGCTCCGCAGAGCTTCAATCACCTCGGAAGGGCGCTCGTATTTCCCGTTCGAGACCTTCCACGCGATCGCGTTGTAAAGGCGTTCCTGCTCGTGAGTCTGAAGGTTGCAGATGACGTTGTAGCGGAAGGACACCACCGCCACCGCCTTGACGATCCGGGTGAACGCGGCCCTGTCGGACTCATAAAATCTGGCCCGACAGGCCATGAGCATCGCCAGAGGCTGGCGCACGTTGAACATCAGCAGTTGTTCGAGTGAGCGCTTTTCCTCACGATTCCACGTGTCGTCCTGGGGGTCCCGGAGCGCCGCGTACAGGCCGGCGTAGAGGTCCAGGAGGCGCAGCAGCTCGAAGGCGGCCTCTCGGGTCGCGACCCTCCTGCGGATGGTCTTGAAGAGCTCGGCCTTGCGCACCAGCGAGTTTCGGCTGTTCCAGAAAACCCGAAGAAATTCGGGAAAGCTCTCGCTCCCCAGCAGACCGACAATGCGTTCCCATCGTTCCTCGAGGGCTTTGAGTTCCGTTTCGTGGGTATCCTGAGAGCTGACGACCGAAAACAGGTAGTTTTTCAGCAGGTCGGTTGCGGACAGCCTCACCCCCCGGGCGTTGAGGGTCTCGAACACCTTGAAGGCGTTCAGTTCGTCGGTTACGGTGATGACGGTGAAAAAAAGTTTGTCCACGAGGGAATCCAGAAAGGCCGCCAGATCCTGCCCGCTGGAGACCGTCATGCCGCAGCGGGTTCTGATACGCTCCCTGAACCAGATGAAGGCCTTGCGCAGCTGATGCTCCGAGGCGTTGAGCCCCCTCTGGGGCAGAGTTTCGAGGGGAACCAGATAGGTCTGATAAAAGCGGTTGTTGTGCCGGTTCAATTTCAGCTTGGAGCGCGGCACCAACGTCACCGGGTCGAGATAGCCGATGTAGCTTCCCCGAAGCTGTTCTTTTCTGAGAGCGTTTTTCTCGGCATCCAATCCGGCCTCCACGAGATCCTGAAGATGCGCCAGCCCGGCCAGGATCATCACGCTGAGGGTCGTGAGACGCTGCTGGCCGTCGATGATGTCGAAACGTTTGCTGTCCGAGGACTGCAGGACCAGGTATCCCATATAATGCGCCGGCTCTCCGTCGGGCTCGAAAAGTCCAAGGATGTCCTGCCACAGGTCGTCCCACTCATCCTCCGTCCAGGAGTAATCCCGCTGGAAGGGAGGAATGTGGTAGCTCAGTCCGTTGCCAAAGAGCTGCCTGAACGTGGAGTTCGCCGTATTGAAATTGAGTGCCGCCACACCCCATCCCGCCTTTCCCCTGAGCTCGATGGCCGCAAAGATTCATCCCCCGTACCCGTTCGGGTGCGTGCGGTGCCAGTTCCAGGCCGTCGCCACGATGTCCTCCATCCGGGTGACGCGCGGCACCCAGCCCAGGACCTCGCGGGCCCTGGTGCTGTCGGCCACCAGCCGGGCCGGGTCGCCCGCACGGCGCGGGCCGACCTCCACGGGGATGGCATGTCCCGTCGCGGCCCGGGCCGCCTCGATCATCTCCCTCACGGAGTAGCCCGCACCGCTCCCCAGGTTGAAGATGCCGCCCTCCCCGCCCGCGCGCAGATGGTCCAGGGCGCGCAGGTGCGCGTCGGCCAGGTCGGAGATGTGGACGTAGTCCCGGATGCAGGTGCCGTCCGGGGTGGGGTAGTCGTCGCCGTAGACGGTGACGTGCGTCCGCCTCGAGAGCGGGACCTGGAGGATGATGGGCACCAGATGCGTCTCGTTCCGGTGGTCCTCGCCGATGCTGCCGTCCTCGCGCGCCCCGGCCACGTTGAAATAGCGCAGCGAGACGTAGCGGATGCCGTGCCGCAGCCCCACCCAGTGCATCATCCGCTCCATCGTCCGCTTGGTCTCGCCGTAGGGGTTGGTGGGCGCGGTCTCGTCGTCCTCCAGGATGGGCACGCGCCTGGGCTCGCCGTAGACCGCGGCGGAGGAGGAGAAGACGATCTTGTCCAGCCCGTGCCGCTCCATGGCCTCCAGCAGCACCTGCATCCCGTACACGTTGTTGTTGAAGTACCGCAGCGGCTGCTCGACGCTCTCCCCCACCAGGGAGCAGGCGCAGAAGTGGATGACCGACTCCACCGGGTGCTCGGACAGAATCCGGTCCAGCAGCGCCGCGTCGCGGACGTCCCCCTCGTAGAAGGGCACGGATCCGGGCAGCGACTCCCGATGCCCCGTCCAGAGGTTGTCCAGGACCACCACGCCCTCGCCCCGGTCCAGCAGCGCCCTGACGTTATGGGAGCCGATATAGCCGGCGCCTCCGCAAACCAGAACCGACATCCTTCATTCCCTCCATCCATTCCCAAAAGGGCCCCGCCCGAGGGCGGCGTCCCCGGCCGATCACGGCATCACGTTCCTGGCGCCGTTCGCGGTCTCCATCACGTAGAAGCTGGGCGCGTAGCCGACAGCCCGCTCGTAGGCCGGGGCGATCGAGTCTCGAAAGGCGTCGACGGCCTGGTGCTCCACGATGCTGACCGTACACCCCCCGAACCCCGCGCCGGTCATGCGGGACCCGATGACGCCCTGCGTCCCCCACGCCAGCTCCGCCAGGGTGTCCAGCTCCGGTCCCGTCACCTCGTAATCGTCGCGCAGCGAGATGTGGGACTCGTTCATCAGGCGGCCGAACAGGCGCAGGTCCGAGCGCTCCAGGGCCTCCACGGCCCGCAGGGTCCGCCGGTTTTCCGTCACGGCGTGGCGCGCACGGCGGCGGTTCACCGGGTTCCGAATCTCGCCGGCCAGGGACTCGAACTCCTGCTCCGTCAGTTCGCCGAGCGTCTTCAAGGGCCGGACCCGCGCGATGTCCGCCACGGCCGCCTCGCACTGGGCCCGCCGAAGATTGTACTCCGAGCCGCGGAGCCGGTGCGGCTTGTTGGTATTGGTGATGACGATGCGGCACCCCGCCAGGTACAGAGGGGTGTAGCGGTAGTCCAGCGTGTTGCAGTCCAGCAGGATGGCGCAGTCCTTCCGGCCCATGCTCACCGTGAACTGATCCATGATGCCGCAGTTCATCCCCACAAAACGGTTCTCCGCCTCCTGACACAGCAGCGCCATATCCAGGGGCCGGATCCCGAAACCGAACAGCTCGTTGCAGGCCGTCCCGGTCAGGACCTCCAGGGACGCGGAGGAGGACAGCCCCGCGCCGTTCGGAAGATCCCCCCAAAACAACAGGTCCAGCCCCGAGGAGAGCGGGTAGCCGTGGAGCTCCAGGGTCCGCACCACGCCCAGGGGATAATTGCCCCATCCGTGCTCCTCACGATACTCGATGCCCTGCGTGTCGACGACGACCGGAGGCCGGTCGTCGAAGTTCATGGAGTGGACCCGGATCCGGCGCTCCGAATGGGGGAGCGCCAAGGCCCACGTCCCCATCGAGACCGCGCAGGGAAAGACGTGCCCGCCGTTGTAGTCCGTGTGCTCGCCGATCAGGTTGACCCGACCGGGAGCGAAGAACAGGGCGGGGTTCCCCGGCCCGAAGAGCTCCCAGAAACGGGGGTACATGACGTCGAAGACGCTCTTGTATTCCATGCTCGGGGCCCCTTCGCCTCAGAGGAGGAGGTCGGCGACGGCCTGCGGCGTCATGGAGATGAACTTCAGCCGGACCCACATCCGAACCGTTCCGAAGGCCTTTATCGTCCGCAGCGTTCCATGGGCCCGTTCCTCCCTGCGCCCCATGGTGTAGCAGGTCGAGGGCTCGAGCGCCAGCACGTACTCCCCGCTCCTCATGCTCTTCCACTGGGACAGGATCGGCAGCGTGTCCTGGGACCAGCTCAGCTCCACGGCGATCCCCAGCCGCGGATTCAGCACCCGGGCCAGAGCGTCCCCCTCGATCTCGTTGAAATACACGCGCTCCTCCTCGCCATCGATGGGCTCCGAGAAACGGCACTGCTCCGCGAGCCCCTCGGCGGCATAAGGCGTCCGGGGGGTGGTCCTGCGACACTCCGGCAACACCAGCCGCGCGCCCGCATCCAGCAGCGGGTATCCGAAGTTGCAGTGGTAGAGCAGCATGTACTGCGTGTCGTGGGGCGTCAGGTTGTCCAGCCGGTCCTCGACAAGCAGCTCGCTGCCCCAGGCGGGCGCGGAGATGCGCCGGGACATGCGGAGCGCATGGCGCCATTGCTCCGTCTCCCGGACCTCGCCGCCCACCACGATGGCGCCGTCCTCGACGCGTCCGTAACGGCCGGAGGCCGACTGACCGTGGAAGCGTCCGTGCAGGGGATGGAACTCCCCGTCCCCCTCCTCGTCGCGGCACTGCGGCCCCACGGAGAGCAGTCCGCAGGTGTAGAGCATGCCGCCGGGGAAGGTGTGGTCGAAGTTGTCCGGGACCGGGATGAACCGGCTGGGGGAGTCGTACCCGTTCTTGCTCAGGTAATTGATGTTGACGCCCCTGTAGCGCAGCCGGCCGATGTCCAGGCCGCTGTCCGGCATCACGTCGAACTCCAGGCCTCCCGCGGTGCTCACCTGATAGAGCTCCGCGCCCCTGGCGTTCCCCTCCTCCAGGGTGACCCTCCGCACCCCGTAAAGCTGTTCCTCGTTCCCGACATAGCGG comes from the Fretibacterium sp. OH1220_COT-178 genome and includes:
- a CDS encoding DUF262 domain-containing protein is translated as MAALNFNTANSTFRQLFGNGLSYHIPPFQRDYSWTEDEWDDLWQDILGLFEPDGEPAHYMGYLVLQSSDSKRFDIIDGQQRLTTLSVMILAGLAHLQDLVEAGLDAEKNALRKEQLRGSYIGYLDPVTLVPRSKLKLNRHNNRFYQTYLVPLETLPQRGLNASEHQLRKAFIWFRERIRTRCGMTVSSGQDLAAFLDSLVDKLFFTVITVTDELNAFKVFETLNARGVRLSATDLLKNYLFSVVSSQDTHETELKALEERWERIVGLLGSESFPEFLRVFWNSRNSLVRKAELFKTIRRRVATREAAFELLRLLDLYAGLYAALRDPQDDTWNREEKRSLEQLLMFNVRQPLAMLMACRARFYESDRAAFTRIVKAVAVVSFRYNVICNLQTHEQERLYNAIAWKVSNGKYERPSEVIEALRSVYPDDGQFKAAFGEKELRTANSRNKKVARYILFEIERQCSGQDLDFESAAYTLEHILPEHPSEAWDHIEESRQDRLIYRIGNMTPLEVGLNRELGNREYAEKRKVYPKSAFRITRAVAEHYETWDGSRIESRQERLAAVAAGIWKIDFGR
- the galE gene encoding UDP-glucose 4-epimerase GalE codes for the protein MSVLVCGGAGYIGSHNVRALLDRGEGVVVLDNLWTGHRESLPGSVPFYEGDVRDAALLDRILSEHPVESVIHFCACSLVGESVEQPLRYFNNNVYGMQVLLEAMERHGLDKIVFSSSAAVYGEPRRVPILEDDETAPTNPYGETKRTMERMMHWVGLRHGIRYVSLRYFNVAGAREDGSIGEDHRNETHLVPIILQVPLSRRTHVTVYGDDYPTPDGTCIRDYVHISDLADAHLRALDHLRAGGEGGIFNLGSGAGYSVREMIEAARAATGHAIPVEVGPRRAGDPARLVADSTRAREVLGWVPRVTRMEDIVATAWNWHRTHPNGYGG
- a CDS encoding galactokinase codes for the protein MEYKSVFDVMYPRFWELFGPGNPALFFAPGRVNLIGEHTDYNGGHVFPCAVSMGTWALALPHSERRIRVHSMNFDDRPPVVVDTQGIEYREEHGWGNYPLGVVRTLELHGYPLSSGLDLLFWGDLPNGAGLSSSASLEVLTGTACNELFGFGIRPLDMALLCQEAENRFVGMNCGIMDQFTVSMGRKDCAILLDCNTLDYRYTPLYLAGCRIVITNTNKPHRLRGSEYNLRRAQCEAAVADIARVRPLKTLGELTEQEFESLAGEIRNPVNRRRARHAVTENRRTLRAVEALERSDLRLFGRLMNESHISLRDDYEVTGPELDTLAELAWGTQGVIGSRMTGAGFGGCTVSIVEHQAVDAFRDSIAPAYERAVGYAPSFYVMETANGARNVMP
- a CDS encoding aldose 1-epimerase family protein; the encoded protein is MERERLYRYVGNEEQLYGVRRVTLEEGNARGAELYQVSTAGGLEFDVMPDSGLDIGRLRYRGVNINYLSKNGYDSPSRFIPVPDNFDHTFPGGMLYTCGLLSVGPQCRDEEGDGEFHPLHGRFHGQSASGRYGRVEDGAIVVGGEVRETEQWRHALRMSRRISAPAWGSELLVEDRLDNLTPHDTQYMLLYHCNFGYPLLDAGARLVLPECRRTTPRTPYAAEGLAEQCRFSEPIDGEEERVYFNEIEGDALARVLNPRLGIAVELSWSQDTLPILSQWKSMRSGEYVLALEPSTCYTMGRREERAHGTLRTIKAFGTVRMWVRLKFISMTPQAVADLLL